A stretch of DNA from Gimesia chilikensis:
ACAAAGCCTTTGATGATCTCGATACCTTCTTTTGGGAAGTGATCCCGTTTGGAACCGGCGGACGTCGGGGGCTGATGAGTGAGCTGGGTTCAGCGACGATCAACGAGCGGACGATTGCCGAGTCGGCACATGGACTGGCCGCGTATTACAAGAAATTCTCGGGACAGGAAACAGGTAAGGCCGCGATCGCTCATGACTCGCGCATCAATTCCTCGAAATTCGCCCGCATTGCAGCCAGTGTGCTGGCCGCCCATGGTCTGACGGTTTACTTCTTTAAGACGTCCCGTTCCACACCGGAACTCTCTTTTGCGGTTCGTCAGCTGGGCTGTGACGTCGGGGCCATGATTACCGCCTCGCACAATCCCCCCTCGGACAACGGTTTCAAGGCTTACTGGTCCACCGGTGGGCAGGTTCTGCCGCCGCACGACCAGGGAATTATCGACGAAGTCTATCAGGCGACGGAAATTCCTGTCGTCGATTTTGACACCGCGGTGGAACAGGGAACGATCCAACTGATCGACGAGGATGTTGCCGGCGAGTATCGCAAGTGTGTCGCCGAGCACAGTCATTCCAGTGCCCGCGAACTGAAAGGGCTTTTCACACCTCTCCACGGCGTAGGAGAAACCTCTGTCTTTCAGGTTCTGCAGCACGTTGGCTTCAAAGGCATTGAGCGGTTCGAACCGCAGTGCGAACAGAACGGCAACTTTCCGAATGTACCTGACCAACTACCTAACCCGGAACGGGATGAAGTCTATCAGCCGGCCATTGAGCAGGCATCGCAGACCGGAGCAGAGATCATTCTGGCCAGCGACCCGGATGCGGACCGACTGGGTGTCTGCGTTAAAAATGACGCTGGCGAATTTGTGCATCTGACCGGTAATCAAGTCGGGGCACTGCTCGCCGATTATGTGTTACGCAAACAAAAAGAGAATGGTAGCCTGACACCCGAGCATTATGTCGTGGAGACAATTGTCACCACGCCTCTGATTGCTGCGATCACACGGAGCGCCGGTGCACGGATCATTAACAATCTGCTGGTCGGCTTCAAATACATTGCCGAGACAATGGATGCGGAAGGGCCGGACAAATTCGTGTTTGGTACGGAAGAATCGCTGGGTTATCTGGCGGGAACGTACTGCCGTGATAAAGACGCCGCCATTGGTGCCCTCTGGGCCTGTGAACTGGCGGCAGAATTGAAGAGTGAGGGCAAAACCCTGCTCAATCACCTGGATGAACTCTATGTTGAGCATGGATTTCATCTGGAAGGTCAGGTGTCCAAGACGTGTAAGGGGTCACAAGGCAACGAGCAGATCAGACAGCTG
This window harbors:
- a CDS encoding phospho-sugar mutase — its product is MNQPSPSITPEQALDLAQNAVSEKQLSESAFENLKRWVTEPQYASYQPALLQLIEDKAFDDLDTFFWEVIPFGTGGRRGLMSELGSATINERTIAESAHGLAAYYKKFSGQETGKAAIAHDSRINSSKFARIAASVLAAHGLTVYFFKTSRSTPELSFAVRQLGCDVGAMITASHNPPSDNGFKAYWSTGGQVLPPHDQGIIDEVYQATEIPVVDFDTAVEQGTIQLIDEDVAGEYRKCVAEHSHSSARELKGLFTPLHGVGETSVFQVLQHVGFKGIERFEPQCEQNGNFPNVPDQLPNPERDEVYQPAIEQASQTGAEIILASDPDADRLGVCVKNDAGEFVHLTGNQVGALLADYVLRKQKENGSLTPEHYVVETIVTTPLIAAITRSAGARIINNLLVGFKYIAETMDAEGPDKFVFGTEESLGYLAGTYCRDKDAAIGALWACELAAELKSEGKTLLNHLDELYVEHGFHLEGQVSKTCKGSQGNEQIRQLMKAFRSTPPQKMGQLTFTLVRDYADLEIRSLPENTTAETFSKPKGNVLMFEARAEGSPLTVQLGVRPSGTEPKIKFYYFAQAEVSEAGQLAETKASALATIEEFKQSLMDWIDQTLQTS